The window CCGGACACTGCTATTTCGCACTCAAGGATGACAAGGCGAAGATCGACGCGGTTATCTGGAAGGGATCATTTGGCCGCCTGCGCTTCAAGCCCGAAGAGGGCATGGAGGTTATCGCCCAAGGCAAGCTGACCACGTTTCCGGGGTCGTCGAAGTATCAGATCGTCATAGAGGCCATTGAACCGGCAGGTGCCGGTGCGTTGATGGCGGTTCTGGAAGAGCGGAAACGCAAGCTCGCGGCCGAGGGGCTTTTTGACGAAGCGCGCAAGAAGCCCCTGCCGTTTCTGCCGAAGGTGGTTGGCATCGTCACGTCGCCGACCGGCGCGGTGATCCGAGATATGCTGCACGGCTTCAACGAGCGTTTTCCGACGCGCGTTTTGCTTTGGCCGGTGCGCGTACAAGGCGAAGGCAGTGCGGCTGAGGTCGCCGCGGCGATCCGTGGTTTCAACGCGCTTTCTGCCGACGGTAAGGTTCCGCGCCCGGACGTTCTGATCGTGGCGCGCGGCGGTGGCAGCCTTGAGGACCTTTGGGGGTTCAACGAAGAGAGCGTGGCGCGGGCGGTCGCGGAGAGTGACATCCCGCTGATCTCGGCAGTCGGGCATGAAACCGACTGGACGCTGATCGATCTCGTTGCGGATGCGCGCGCTCCAACGCCGACCAAGGCTGCGGAATGGGCGGTTCCTAAGTATTCCGACCTGATAGAACGGGTCGAGAGTTTTGATAGCCGTCAGCGCACTGCGATGCGGCGCGTGCTCAACGATGTTCGCTCGCACCTCAAGGCGTCGGCTCGGGGTTTGCCAAGATTGGCGGATCTCATCGCTATGCCACGTCAGCGTTTCGATGCCGTTGATGGGCGGCTGTCGCGGGCGCTTTTGTCGAATACGCGCGCTCATGGTACGCGGCTGGCAAGAACGGGCGGGCGTTTGAATGGGGCCCCGCTGGTTCAGAAGATTTCCAGACTTGACGAACGGTTGCAGACGCTGGATCGGCGTCGACACCGGGCTTTAGCGCAACGGCTGGTCGACAGCCGCCGGACGCTCGACGGACGCGCGGCGCTTCTCAAGTCGTTGGGTTATCAGAGCGTTCTGGCGCGAGGGTTCGCGCTGGTACGGGATGACGCGGGACTTATGGTCAGGTCGGCGGGATCGATTGCGCCGGGTGCAGCGCTCGGCATCGAATTTGCCGACGGACGGATCGGTGTCGTCGCGGATGGTACCCCACCGCTTGACAGAAGCGGTCGCGATCCGCAAATCGACACAAAACCCCCGCGCCCCAAGAAAGGCGGTCGCGGCGGACAGGGCTCTCTTTTTTAATGAGCTTGAGCTAGACTGTTTGATGTGCAGGGTTGTGGCCCGCACATCAAACACTGTTGGCCTGCAGAGATAGGCGCGCTCCGAGGCAGAATGAACCGTATCGAGAAATTTTTTGGCGTTCGTAACGAAGCCAAGCTTCGCTATCTGGACGGAGAATTCGAAGTCGTCTCCGCGGGCGAGTTCGTGCGCTGCGCCGTGACCGGGCAGCCGATTGCGCTGAACGATCTGCGCTACTGGAGCGTCGACGCACAGGAGGCGTATGCATCGGCCGAGATTTCGCTGCAGCGGTATCTCGAACTCAAGGCTCAAGGCGACGTGTCGCGTCTCGGTTGATCGCCCTGCTATGATTGCCGCGAGAGCGCGGCATGGAGCAACGCTTTCAAGGTTTGCAAATTTTCGCCGTCTATCGCCGCTTCAATGGCCAGCACCGATGAAGCCGCACGGAGTTCGGTGACAGCGCCACTTGCGCTTGCGAGGCGCGCGAAATCTTTCTCGGTCGTGATGAGTTCCGCGTTTGCGCCCTGTGCTGCTTCGAGCAGCATGCGTGCATCGTGGTCTGAAAACGGATGATGATCGGCGAAGGCGTGACGGCTGAGTACGACGGCCCCTAATGTTTCCAGCAGAGAGAAGAACCGTCCGGGGTTTGCGATACCGGCATAGGCGATAACTTTTCGGCTGCGGAAACGATCGGCATTCGCGGTTGGGCGCACTGAAGCGGATATGATCGGTGCTGATGTCAGCCTGCTGAGTTTGACACGCAGGTCGCTGGCGGCGGATCGGACTTCGCCGTTTAGAACAATCAGGTTTGCAAGGCGGATTTGTTCGGCGAGCGGCGCCCGCAGTGGTCCCGCCGGGATGACGCGGCCATTGCCGAAGCGTCGTGCGCAATCGACGACTGCAATCGTCAAATCCTTTGCGAGGGTGGGATTTTGCAAGCCATCGTCCATGATGATTGCAGCGGGGCCGGTTGCGTTCTGCTCAATCAGTTCGGCACCTTTTCGTCGGTCACGTGAGACGACGGCGGATGCGTGTGCTGCGAGCAGGAAAGGTTCGTCGCCGACGTCGGCCGCGGCATGGCGCGTAGGGTCCACGAGAACTGCGCCGGATGCGCTTCCGCCGTATCCGCGAGATAGAAACCACGGTGCGCGGCCTTCTTCCTTGACGAGTTTGGCAAGGAGCAGCGCAAGCGGTGTTTTACCGGATCCGCCAGCGGTGAAATTTCCGACGCATATGACCGGAAGGCGCGAACGGTAGCCGTTTTGATCGCGCAGGCGCGCTGAAGCGATACGTCCGACGACCGCTGCGACCGGAGCGAGAAGCGCGGCCTGCCATGACGATTCCGCGCCGTACCACCATTCGGGTTCGCGGACCGGCATTTAACGCCTCTGTCGTTCGAGTAGAGGCAGAATTGCGCCGAGCGTTTTATCCAGTGCACCACCGAGCGATTGCAGAGCGCGATCTGCGCCCGCTCGCATCTTCTCTGCCGCGGCATGATCTGCGTAGAGTCGGGTGACCTGCTTGGCGATGTCATCGGAGGAGCGCACTTCGGCTGCACCGCCCTCGGCATAAAGCGCGGCGTAGGCATCGCGAAAGTTGTGCGTGAAGGGACCGGATAGGATCGCGGCACCCATGCGGACGGCTTCGATTGGATTTTGCCCGCCGTGTTCGACCAGCGAGCCGCCGATCAATGCGATCGGCGCGATCTTGTAGAAGGTGCCGAGTTCTCCGATCGTATCGGCGATGTAAATTTCGGTATCGGCCGACGGAGCAGACGCGCGGCTGCGAAGCTCCGTCTTCAGGCCCAGTGCGCCGAGCGATGAAGCAAGTGCGCTGCCACGGTCCGGATGGCGGGGCACGATGATTGTCAGCAAGCCTTGCACGTCGCGCCGCATCAGCGCGTGTGCCGCAGCAATGACGGTGTCTTCGCCAGGGTGCGTGCTCGCGGCGAGGAAGACCGGCCGTGTGCGGATTGCTGATTGGAGTGTCGCGAGCGCATCGGCATCGACGGGCGGCGGCGGCGCGTCGATCTTCAGATTTCCGGCGGTGATGACGTTCGGCGCGCCGAGGCGCTTGATGGCGCGGGTGATCTGCGCGTTCTGCGTCAGCACGGCTGAGAAGCGGGAAAACAGCGGCCGTCCGAATTTCGCGAAGCGCCGCCAGCGGCTGATGCTTCGTGGGGACATGCGCGCGTTAACGAGCACGAGCGGAATTTTATGCGCGGCCGTTTTCAACACGAGGTTTGGCCAGATGTCAGATTCCGTGAAAATCGAAATCGAAGGCCGCCAGTGATCGAGAAATCTTTCGATGTAGCTCGGCACATCCAGCGGCACGTATTGGTGAAACGCGCGCTCCGGCAGGCGGCGCGCGGCAACCTCTGCCGACGTCGTTGTGCCTGTCGTCAACAGCACGTGGACATCGTCAGCCGCGGCGAGGATGCGATCGATCATCGGTAGGACGGCGTTCGCTTCGCCGACGCTGGCGGCATGAACCCAGACGATCTGTCCGGGCGGTCGTGGGCGTCCAGCGAAACCTAAACGTTCGCCGCGCCGGTGGATGTTTTCCTTGCCCTGGCGACCGCGCATATTGAGGAAAGCCGGAACGGCTGGGCGAAAAAGCGATGTTCCCGCGCGGTATACCTTCAATGCGAGGCCGGGCTCGGGCGGATTGGCGGCGGCGAGAACATCGAGCGGGGTCGCGCGGTTGATGTCGCCGCCTGCGAGTTCATACGCGCGGACAGTCACCGCGTTGAGCACGGTTTCGAGTTCCAGGCGTTTGGACTCGAGTACGTCTGCGTCAGCGTCCTTCGGAACGAAGATCGGATTGCCGCCGACGAATGCGAGCTTCGAATAGGGAAGGGCGAACGTCAGCCGGCTCCAAGTGTCGAGCGATGCGAAATGTTTCGACGCGACTGCCACGGGTACAATGGGGCGGCCGGAGATTCGTGCGATTGCGATGATCCCGGCACCAGCTACGCGGGCTGGTCCCGGCGGTACGTCCGCCGTCATTACCAGCGATGCGCCGTCGCGCAGCGTGCCGACGGACGCGCGCAACGCGGCGGCGCCACCGCGGTCGCGCTTTCGGTGTCCGGCACCTGCGCCGCGGATCAGTTCGACGTCCATCGAGCGCATCGTCTCGCTGACGAGTTCAGCGTCTCCGTGCCGCGCCACCATCGCGGCGACCCTGACATTTTCGGGCCGCAGTTCCGAGACCATCATGAACTGGCCGTGCCAGCATGCGACGATACAGGGGTGGACGCCTGCAAGGCGGTCCAGGAGATCGCTGGGTTCGTAAACGCTGGTAGATGTTCGGCCGACGTGGCGGATGTAGCGGGCAACAGTGCGCCCGCCAAATCGCAGCAGCGTCTTCTTCGTATCGGCCATGCGGACAGGTCGCCTTCCAGGTCTCGGGAGAGTGGTCGTCAGGACAGAAACCGAATGAGGTTCGAACCCCTTGCGGCCTGTTGCTATAGTGAATAACTAGCACGTTCAATTGCGGACCGGTCCCGGGGCATTTTGTGTACGAACAAGTTACCGAAACGCTGGGGACGGCCGTTCTG is drawn from Hyphomicrobium methylovorum and contains these coding sequences:
- the xseA gene encoding exodeoxyribonuclease VII large subunit codes for the protein MTDLPQAKDARSGANTPEYSVSELSGAIRRAIEGEFGHVRLRGEISGYRGPHASGHCYFALKDDKAKIDAVIWKGSFGRLRFKPEEGMEVIAQGKLTTFPGSSKYQIVIEAIEPAGAGALMAVLEERKRKLAAEGLFDEARKKPLPFLPKVVGIVTSPTGAVIRDMLHGFNERFPTRVLLWPVRVQGEGSAAEVAAAIRGFNALSADGKVPRPDVLIVARGGGSLEDLWGFNEESVARAVAESDIPLISAVGHETDWTLIDLVADARAPTPTKAAEWAVPKYSDLIERVESFDSRQRTAMRRVLNDVRSHLKASARGLPRLADLIAMPRQRFDAVDGRLSRALLSNTRAHGTRLARTGGRLNGAPLVQKISRLDERLQTLDRRRHRALAQRLVDSRRTLDGRAALLKSLGYQSVLARGFALVRDDAGLMVRSAGSIAPGAALGIEFADGRIGVVADGTPPLDRSGRDPQIDTKPPRPKKGGRGGQGSLF
- a CDS encoding DUF2093 domain-containing protein, which encodes MNRIEKFFGVRNEAKLRYLDGEFEVVSAGEFVRCAVTGQPIALNDLRYWSVDAQEAYASAEISLQRYLELKAQGDVSRLG
- the lpxK gene encoding tetraacyldisaccharide 4'-kinase produces the protein MPVREPEWWYGAESSWQAALLAPVAAVVGRIASARLRDQNGYRSRLPVICVGNFTAGGSGKTPLALLLAKLVKEEGRAPWFLSRGYGGSASGAVLVDPTRHAAADVGDEPFLLAAHASAVVSRDRRKGAELIEQNATGPAAIIMDDGLQNPTLAKDLTIAVVDCARRFGNGRVIPAGPLRAPLAEQIRLANLIVLNGEVRSAASDLRVKLSRLTSAPIISASVRPTANADRFRSRKVIAYAGIANPGRFFSLLETLGAVVLSRHAFADHHPFSDHDARMLLEAAQGANAELITTEKDFARLASASGAVTELRAASSVLAIEAAIDGENLQTLKALLHAALSRQS
- a CDS encoding glycosyltransferase N-terminal domain-containing protein, encoding MADTKKTLLRFGGRTVARYIRHVGRTSTSVYEPSDLLDRLAGVHPCIVACWHGQFMMVSELRPENVRVAAMVARHGDAELVSETMRSMDVELIRGAGAGHRKRDRGGAAALRASVGTLRDGASLVMTADVPPGPARVAGAGIIAIARISGRPIVPVAVASKHFASLDTWSRLTFALPYSKLAFVGGNPIFVPKDADADVLESKRLELETVLNAVTVRAYELAGGDINRATPLDVLAAANPPEPGLALKVYRAGTSLFRPAVPAFLNMRGRQGKENIHRRGERLGFAGRPRPPGQIVWVHAASVGEANAVLPMIDRILAAADDVHVLLTTGTTTSAEVAARRLPERAFHQYVPLDVPSYIERFLDHWRPSISIFTESDIWPNLVLKTAAHKIPLVLVNARMSPRSISRWRRFAKFGRPLFSRFSAVLTQNAQITRAIKRLGAPNVITAGNLKIDAPPPPVDADALATLQSAIRTRPVFLAASTHPGEDTVIAAAHALMRRDVQGLLTIIVPRHPDRGSALASSLGALGLKTELRSRASAPSADTEIYIADTIGELGTFYKIAPIALIGGSLVEHGGQNPIEAVRMGAAILSGPFTHNFRDAYAALYAEGGAAEVRSSDDIAKQVTRLYADHAAAEKMRAGADRALQSLGGALDKTLGAILPLLERQRR